The following coding sequences are from one Aquificaceae bacterium window:
- the purD gene encoding phosphoribosylamine--glycine ligase — translation MKVLVVGNGGREHAIVWKLSQSPLIKALYCAKGNAGTSRIAKNIPIEPTDIKTLADFAQREGIDFTVVGPEAPLCAGLVDEFERRGLRVFGPSQKASMLEGSKVFAKEFMQRYGIPTAEFHVFEDPQKARNFVKDFGVPVVIKADGLASGKGVVVCKSQEEAMQAIERLMVRKSLGEAGSRVVIEEYLEGEEASYIVLLNGDKYLPLPTSQDHKRLLDGDMGPNTGGMGAYSPNPFVDEDTEKAIREQIVERVIEGLKREGIYYRGFLYVGLMLTHRGPKVLEFNVRLGDPEAQPLLMRLRGDFLQTLLDFYEGKDVSLDIDPRHTLCVVLASKGYPEKPEDGKEILGLEEVEKLEDIVLFHAGTEERNGKIYTRGGRVLNVCAWGRDLQEARERAYKAVGKIHFEGMHYRRDIGLRGIRSLTERKGF, via the coding sequence GTGAAGGTTTTAGTGGTCGGTAATGGTGGCAGAGAACACGCCATAGTATGGAAGCTGTCTCAAAGTCCTTTGATAAAAGCCCTTTACTGTGCTAAGGGAAATGCTGGCACTTCAAGGATAGCCAAAAACATACCCATAGAACCTACAGACATAAAAACCCTTGCGGACTTTGCCCAAAGGGAAGGTATTGACTTTACGGTGGTTGGACCAGAAGCACCCTTGTGTGCTGGTCTTGTGGACGAGTTTGAAAGGAGGGGTCTAAGGGTCTTTGGACCCTCTCAGAAGGCTTCTATGCTTGAGGGGAGTAAGGTCTTTGCTAAGGAGTTTATGCAAAGGTATGGTATACCCACCGCAGAGTTTCATGTATTTGAAGACCCACAAAAGGCGAGGAATTTTGTAAAGGATTTTGGTGTTCCTGTGGTTATAAAGGCGGATGGGCTTGCAAGTGGCAAGGGGGTGGTGGTTTGCAAGAGCCAAGAAGAAGCTATGCAAGCCATAGAAAGGCTAATGGTAAGAAAAAGTCTTGGCGAAGCGGGGTCAAGGGTGGTTATAGAAGAATACCTTGAAGGTGAGGAAGCCTCTTACATAGTGCTTCTCAATGGAGACAAATACCTACCCCTGCCTACCTCTCAAGACCACAAAAGACTTCTTGACGGTGATATGGGTCCAAACACGGGTGGCATGGGAGCATACTCACCCAATCCCTTTGTGGACGAAGATACAGAGAAAGCCATAAGGGAGCAGATAGTAGAAAGGGTAATAGAAGGTCTAAAGAGAGAGGGCATATACTACAGGGGCTTTCTGTATGTGGGTCTTATGCTTACCCATAGAGGACCAAAGGTGTTAGAGTTTAACGTAAGGCTTGGAGACCCAGAAGCTCAGCCACTTCTTATGAGGCTAAGGGGAGACTTCCTCCAAACCCTGCTTGATTTTTATGAAGGCAAGGATGTAAGCCTTGATATAGACCCAAGGCATACCCTATGCGTAGTCCTTGCAAGCAAGGGCTATCCAGAAAAGCCAGAGGATGGCAAGGAGATTTTAGGGCTTGAGGAGGTGGAAAAATTAGAGGATATAGTGCTTTTCCATGCTGGAACGGAGGAAAGGAATGGCAAGATATACACAAGGGGTGGAAGGGTTTTGAATGTGTGTGCTTGGGGAAGGGACTTACAGGAAGCAAGGGAAAGGGCTTACAAGGCGGTAGGCAAGATACACTTTGAGGGCATGCATTACAGAAGGGACATAGGGCTTAGGGGGATAAGGTCGTTAACTGAAAGAAAGGGCTTTTAA
- a CDS encoding DsrE family protein → MKHLILTAFVGLMPLVGMPSWAHEGHMHQHQAQAQDNITVVVNLSRDKESSAVVAIRFAILSLERGNPTVIWLNSEGVRLADAKAKSSEASKALQEFISKGGKVYVCPRCANMFGVKELVKGAEFGKPDMVFRLLSEERVRIISW, encoded by the coding sequence ATGAAACATCTAATATTAACTGCATTTGTCGGGCTTATGCCTCTTGTAGGTATGCCTTCATGGGCTCACGAGGGACACATGCATCAACATCAAGCTCAGGCTCAGGATAACATAACCGTGGTAGTTAACTTATCAAGGGACAAGGAATCCTCTGCGGTTGTGGCTATAAGGTTTGCCATTTTGTCTCTTGAAAGGGGTAATCCAACGGTAATTTGGCTTAACTCTGAGGGTGTAAGGCTTGCAGACGCAAAGGCAAAATCTTCTGAGGCAAGCAAGGCACTACAAGAGTTTATCTCAAAGGGTGGAAAGGTTTACGTGTGTCCACGCTGTGCCAATATGTTTGGGGTCAAGGAGCTTGTAAAGGGTGCAGAATTTGGCAAGCCTGACATGGTTTTTAGGCTACTCTCTGAGGAAAGAGTGAGAATTATATCTTGGTAA
- a CDS encoding aminodeoxychorismate/anthranilate synthase component II yields MRVLMIDNYDSFTYNLVQYLQMLSADVAVRRNDEISLEDIRRAKPDAIVISPGPCTPKEAGISVDVIREFYREIPILGVCLGHQSIGYAFGAKIVRAKRLMHGKTSQITHTGEGIFEGLKNPFTAVRYHSLVIDRSTLPEVLKITAWSEDDEIMGIQHVEYPLFGVQFHPESVLSEEGMKLLENFLRIAKERVLV; encoded by the coding sequence ATGCGAGTCCTTATGATAGACAACTATGACTCCTTTACCTACAACTTGGTTCAATATTTGCAGATGCTTTCTGCGGATGTGGCTGTAAGAAGAAACGACGAGATAAGCCTTGAGGACATAAGAAGGGCAAAGCCAGATGCCATTGTGATATCTCCTGGACCTTGCACTCCAAAGGAAGCAGGCATATCTGTGGATGTGATAAGGGAGTTTTACAGGGAAATACCCATACTGGGTGTTTGCTTGGGTCATCAGTCTATAGGTTATGCCTTTGGGGCAAAGATAGTGAGGGCAAAAAGGCTTATGCATGGCAAAACATCTCAGATAACACACACAGGCGAGGGCATCTTTGAAGGTCTCAAGAACCCTTTTACTGCGGTAAGATATCACTCCCTTGTCATAGACAGGAGCACTCTGCCAGAGGTTTTAAAGATAACCGCATGGTCTGAAGATGATGAAATAATGGGTATTCAACATGTGGAGTATCCTCTCTTTGGTGTCCAGTTTCATCCAGAATCTGTTCTTTCAGAAGAGGGTATGAAACTTCTTGAAAACTTTCTTAGAATAGCAAAGGAGAGAGTTTTGGTATAA
- a CDS encoding LytTR family DNA-binding domain-containing protein: MQGQGGKIKYMRAFIVEDEPLAVQRLKRMLSQDGRLEVVGEAGTYEEALKLIEEKKPEVLFLDIRLPDGTGIDLAKEVLSMGLKPYIIFTTAYGEYALEAFRVSAVDYLLKPYSQEDLAKAIDKVLEKKSNYQQVSNLIRAERPIIPARIGNKVLFLSPEDIYYVQAEMGEVSVRTKEGLLPLSKKLYEIEDMLRPYNFFRVHRSYLVNLSKVKELKSVEQSKYVIVFKDINETLKTSREGAKALRDYLNI; this comes from the coding sequence ATGCAGGGACAAGGTGGGAAGATAAAATACATGAGAGCCTTTATAGTAGAAGACGAACCCTTGGCAGTCCAAAGACTAAAGAGGATGTTAAGTCAAGATGGCAGGCTTGAGGTAGTTGGAGAAGCAGGCACATACGAAGAAGCCCTAAAGCTCATAGAGGAAAAAAAGCCAGAGGTCTTGTTTCTTGACATAAGGCTTCCCGATGGCACTGGTATAGACCTTGCAAAAGAAGTCCTTTCCATGGGTCTAAAGCCTTACATAATCTTTACCACTGCATATGGTGAGTATGCCCTTGAAGCCTTTAGAGTATCTGCGGTAGATTACCTTTTAAAGCCCTACTCTCAGGAAGATTTAGCCAAAGCTATAGATAAGGTGCTGGAAAAGAAAAGCAACTATCAGCAAGTTTCTAATCTTATAAGAGCGGAGCGTCCTATAATACCTGCGAGAATTGGGAATAAGGTTCTCTTTCTAAGTCCAGAGGACATATACTACGTTCAGGCAGAGATGGGAGAGGTAAGCGTAAGAACAAAGGAAGGGCTTTTACCACTTAGCAAAAAGCTATACGAGATAGAGGATATGCTTAGACCATACAACTTCTTTAGGGTCCATAGGTCTTACCTTGTTAACCTAAGCAAGGTAAAGGAGCTAAAGAGTGTGGAGCAAAGTAAATATGTGATAGTTTTCAAAGATATAAACGAAACTCTAAAAACAAGCAGAGAGGGTGCAAAGGCACTAAGGGACTATCTAAATATTTAG
- a CDS encoding TonB-dependent receptor, with amino-acid sequence MKKALLLGAVLSFPAFAQEVLLKEVEVKGKRETFRDSLEIREVRESFAKDVGEALTRIEGVHKIRKAGIANDVVIRAFQRHNINVLIDDTEVHAACPNRMDPPAFHVDFSEVERIDVVKGPFDIRHQGSLGGLVNIITKKPEQGFRLRLNVTVGSFDYRNFSPVISYRDERFYGLVGYSYRYSKPYKDGDGKRITEVYPPNNPSGYKPNKRNSKAFEINTYWTKFGISPTKGHELEFAYTRQEAKHVLYPALLMDAIRDDTDRFNLTYKIEKPFDLIKDLKFQLYHTKVEHDMTDQYRLRSSNNPIQGKPYHMRTYAETKNTGFRVEGNLESLLLGFEYYKWNWDARNERRGYRMGTPIPMIPDVDTTNFGVFGEYRTRLGDMARLVVGLRVDSTKTEASDLPIAYPASGDGRVSDLYFTYHGTRKTSKRDTYPSGNVQLFYNLSKELELFAGLGYAVRVPDPQERYIAFPMPIMGGQCRNPDNIPNFCGWVGNPNLKPSKNLELDLGLKYQDSKTLTRFVAFVSSVKDYITLGRKVVENQTPFVQGAPTNATAQTYVNTDATFWGFEFSSTYNIWNNLFLFGGASYTRGTKDRKPQFGITDRDVAEVPPLRGRLGLRYDTGMWFVEGETVATSTQNKVDSDLREQKTSGWAIVNLKAGVNYKNLTLNAGVDNVFDKKYFEHLSYTRSPFRAGVRVPEPGRSFYVSASYQF; translated from the coding sequence ATGAAGAAGGCACTTCTTTTAGGAGCGGTTCTTAGCTTTCCAGCCTTCGCACAGGAGGTGTTGCTAAAGGAGGTTGAAGTAAAGGGCAAAAGGGAGACCTTTAGAGACAGCCTTGAAATAAGAGAGGTGCGAGAATCCTTCGCAAAGGATGTGGGTGAGGCTCTGACAAGAATTGAAGGTGTTCATAAAATTAGGAAGGCTGGCATTGCCAACGATGTGGTTATAAGGGCTTTTCAAAGACATAACATAAACGTGCTTATTGACGACACCGAGGTTCACGCTGCGTGTCCCAATAGGATGGACCCGCCTGCCTTCCATGTGGACTTTTCTGAAGTGGAGAGGATAGATGTAGTAAAGGGACCCTTTGATATAAGACATCAAGGTTCACTGGGTGGTCTTGTAAACATAATTACCAAAAAGCCAGAGCAGGGCTTTAGGCTAAGGCTTAATGTCACCGTTGGCTCTTTTGACTATAGAAACTTTTCACCTGTTATTTCCTACAGGGATGAGAGGTTCTACGGACTTGTGGGATACTCCTACAGATATTCAAAGCCTTACAAGGATGGGGATGGCAAGAGAATAACAGAGGTATATCCTCCTAATAATCCTTCCGGCTACAAACCTAACAAGAGAAACTCCAAAGCCTTTGAGATAAACACTTACTGGACTAAGTTTGGAATTTCTCCTACAAAGGGGCATGAGTTAGAATTTGCCTATACTCGTCAAGAAGCCAAGCATGTGCTATATCCTGCCCTTCTCATGGACGCTATAAGAGATGACACGGACAGGTTTAATCTAACATACAAAATAGAAAAACCCTTTGACCTCATAAAGGACCTTAAATTCCAACTCTACCACACTAAAGTAGAACACGATATGACAGACCAGTATAGGTTAAGGTCCAGCAACAATCCCATTCAAGGAAAGCCCTATCACATGAGAACCTACGCTGAAACTAAGAATACTGGCTTTAGAGTGGAAGGCAATTTGGAAAGCCTTCTGTTAGGTTTTGAGTATTACAAGTGGAACTGGGATGCTCGCAACGAAAGAAGAGGCTACAGAATGGGAACGCCCATACCCATGATACCCGACGTGGATACTACCAACTTTGGTGTCTTTGGTGAATACAGGACGAGACTTGGAGATATGGCAAGGCTTGTAGTAGGACTAAGAGTGGATAGCACCAAAACAGAGGCAAGTGATTTACCTATAGCTTACCCGGCAAGTGGAGATGGAAGAGTGTCGGACCTTTACTTTACCTATCATGGAACGAGGAAAACCTCTAAAAGGGATACATACCCTTCTGGAAACGTGCAACTCTTTTATAACCTCTCTAAGGAGCTTGAGCTGTTTGCCGGACTTGGATATGCGGTAAGAGTGCCAGACCCTCAAGAGAGATATATCGCATTCCCAATGCCTATAATGGGTGGTCAGTGCAGAAATCCAGACAATATACCAAACTTCTGTGGATGGGTGGGTAATCCCAATCTAAAACCCTCCAAAAACCTTGAGCTTGACTTGGGTTTAAAGTATCAAGATAGCAAGACTCTAACTCGCTTTGTTGCCTTCGTGAGCTCTGTAAAGGACTATATAACCTTAGGAAGGAAGGTGGTGGAAAATCAGACACCCTTTGTCCAAGGTGCACCTACAAATGCCACAGCACAAACTTATGTAAACACAGATGCCACCTTCTGGGGCTTTGAATTTAGCTCTACCTATAACATATGGAACAACCTTTTCCTCTTTGGTGGTGCGAGCTACACAAGAGGCACAAAGGATAGAAAACCTCAGTTTGGTATAACCGACAGGGATGTGGCGGAAGTGCCACCTCTAAGAGGTAGGCTTGGTCTTAGATACGATACAGGCATGTGGTTTGTAGAAGGTGAAACCGTAGCAACCTCAACTCAAAACAAAGTGGACTCAGACCTAAGAGAGCAAAAAACCTCTGGCTGGGCTATAGTTAATCTAAAGGCGGGAGTAAATTACAAAAACTTGACCCTTAATGCAGGTGTGGATAACGTGTTTGATAAAAAATACTTTGAACACCTGTCTTATACGAGAAGTCCTTTCAGAGCCGGTGTTAGAGTGCCAGAGCCCGGAAGAAGCTTTTATGTAAGTGCATCCTATCAGTTTTAA
- a CDS encoding deoxyribodipyrimidine photo-lyase, producing MRAVYLFKRDLRVKDNRGLAYVSKRHKEIVPVFIFDKDIIRDLKVDKKRLGYLYKALALLSSQIKVYCMQGSTEEVLKEVFKTAKPTHLYTTTSYSWSGRERNKVIKSICQAYGVEYVEVFENFLVRPESIPQKKVYTPFYTEWIKRVELTEEDPQDFKVPDLPLPTLKDLNIDFDSPEPFHPEDCFERLRSFPFERYEELRNYPAVDGSSRLSPCIRFGVLSLRSIFKTAQGRSEQFIKELAWREFWYHIAYNFPQTKDLEFQEKRRNIRWENRQEYIQAFFEARTGYPIVDAGIRQLKEEKWLHNRMRMIVGSFLTKVLLIDWRIGEEFFKEHLLDYDEVVNIGNWQWTASVGADPKPFRLFNPILQAQRYDPQCEYIKRYIPELSDIPCEKLHDPIRYALPYHKPIVNYYQRISIAKELYKALS from the coding sequence ATGAGAGCGGTGTATTTGTTCAAAAGAGACCTAAGAGTAAAGGATAACAGAGGACTTGCCTATGTGTCAAAGAGACACAAGGAGATTGTTCCCGTCTTTATCTTTGACAAGGACATAATCAGAGACTTAAAGGTTGACAAAAAAAGGCTTGGCTACTTATACAAAGCCTTAGCCCTATTGTCCTCACAGATAAAGGTTTACTGTATGCAAGGTAGCACGGAAGAAGTCTTAAAGGAAGTGTTTAAAACCGCTAAGCCAACCCATCTATACACTACAACGTCTTACAGCTGGAGTGGAAGAGAAAGGAACAAGGTCATAAAAAGTATTTGCCAAGCCTACGGTGTGGAATATGTGGAAGTTTTTGAAAACTTTCTTGTGAGACCAGAATCCATACCTCAAAAAAAGGTGTATACGCCCTTTTACACAGAATGGATAAAAAGAGTAGAACTTACGGAAGAAGACCCACAAGACTTTAAAGTGCCAGACCTACCATTGCCCACCTTAAAGGACTTAAACATAGACTTTGATAGTCCAGAACCCTTTCATCCAGAGGACTGTTTTGAGAGGTTAAGGAGCTTTCCCTTTGAAAGATACGAAGAGCTTAGAAACTATCCAGCTGTAGATGGTTCTTCAAGACTTTCTCCTTGCATAAGATTTGGAGTGCTATCCTTGAGAAGTATCTTTAAGACCGCACAGGGTAGGAGCGAGCAGTTTATAAAGGAGTTGGCATGGAGAGAGTTTTGGTATCACATAGCTTACAATTTTCCACAGACCAAAGACCTTGAGTTTCAGGAAAAGAGAAGAAACATAAGATGGGAAAACAGGCAAGAATACATACAGGCTTTCTTTGAGGCACGCACTGGCTATCCCATAGTAGATGCAGGCATAAGACAGCTTAAAGAAGAAAAATGGCTTCACAACAGGATGAGGATGATAGTAGGTAGCTTCCTCACAAAGGTTTTGCTTATAGACTGGAGGATAGGAGAGGAGTTTTTCAAGGAACACCTTTTGGACTACGATGAGGTGGTAAACATAGGAAATTGGCAGTGGACCGCCTCTGTGGGTGCAGACCCCAAACCCTTTAGGCTTTTCAACCCCATACTTCAAGCCCAAAGGTATGACCCACAGTGTGAATATATAAAAAGGTATATTCCAGAGCTTTCAGACATACCCTGCGAAAAGCTACATGACCCTATAAGGTATGCACTACCCTACCACAAACCCATTGTAAATTATTACCAAAGGATAAGCATCGCAAAAGAGCTATACAAAGCCCTTTCTTGA
- a CDS encoding histidine kinase — translation MLRIRLREWLYILLLAFLLGFSISGFVASLHGQNLMPMAFLGLLTSGYIFILSLITTEINNRWIVKKLPEFLRTPFSLLLALLSGFFGAIGGYLTNEAFRIVDLHLPMSKALSLSFFLGIMTASLGYLLYKLVSLQRREEENKRLLLEEHIRNLESQISPHFMFNTLNALAELVYQDPRKAEEAILALASLLRKSLYFEPLITLQEEINLLKDYWKVISLRFVGKIELETELDESLLSLKVPKFSLQVLVENALKHGLKLRRGKVQIRAYREGGKAIIEVIDNGVGFEEIREGTGLSNLRKRLELCNGKLSYKSSEGLTVFRIELDER, via the coding sequence ATGCTAAGGATTCGCCTAAGGGAGTGGTTATACATACTCTTACTCGCTTTCCTTCTTGGCTTTTCCATATCAGGCTTTGTGGCATCTTTGCACGGTCAAAACCTAATGCCAATGGCTTTTCTTGGACTACTTACCTCAGGCTACATATTTATCCTCTCCCTTATAACCACAGAGATAAACAACCGCTGGATTGTAAAAAAACTGCCAGAGTTTTTAAGAACACCCTTTAGCCTTTTGCTTGCCTTACTTTCTGGCTTTTTCGGTGCAATAGGTGGCTACCTTACCAATGAAGCTTTTAGAATAGTGGACTTGCATCTTCCCATGAGCAAAGCCCTTAGTCTTTCTTTTTTCTTAGGAATTATGACCGCATCCCTTGGCTATCTTCTCTACAAGCTTGTTTCTTTGCAAAGAAGAGAAGAAGAAAACAAAAGGTTACTCCTTGAGGAGCACATAAGAAACTTAGAAAGTCAGATAAGCCCTCACTTTATGTTTAATACGTTGAACGCATTGGCGGAGCTTGTCTATCAAGACCCTCGCAAAGCGGAAGAAGCCATATTAGCCTTGGCAAGCCTCCTTAGAAAAAGCCTCTACTTTGAACCTCTTATAACCTTGCAGGAGGAGATAAACCTCCTAAAAGACTACTGGAAGGTCATAAGCCTTAGGTTTGTAGGTAAAATAGAGCTTGAAACAGAGCTGGATGAGAGTCTTTTGTCTTTGAAAGTGCCTAAGTTTTCCCTGCAGGTTCTTGTAGAAAACGCACTAAAGCATGGTCTAAAGCTAAGAAGAGGAAAGGTGCAAATAAGAGCTTACAGAGAGGGAGGCAAGGCGATAATAGAGGTGATAGACAACGGCGTAGGTTTTGAGGAAATAAGGGAAGGCACAGGTCTTTCTAATCTGAGAAAAAGACTTGAACTCTGTAATGGAAAGCTAAGCTATAAGTCCTCTGAGGGCTTGACGGTCTTTAGAATAGAGCTTGATGAGAGGTAA
- a CDS encoding flavin reductase family protein, with amino-acid sequence MRKVHHAHALPPPEGVLPAPQETFKTLEDAYFLGYVPRPVALLCVGENPLAVAWHMPTNKAPFMYAVAIARENYSHKLVLEGIDFTVNFLPETYLEDILIAGKYHGDQTDKWKLFKEIKPLKALRVNAYMVEQSLLVYECKQERLIELPDHSLLIGRVEIIHYKKGKLKPEKVRYPLHMGKAYFSKNTKAKAYIL; translated from the coding sequence ATGAGAAAGGTCCACCATGCCCATGCCTTGCCTCCTCCTGAAGGGGTCCTCCCCGCCCCTCAGGAAACTTTCAAAACCCTTGAAGATGCCTACTTTTTGGGTTATGTGCCAAGGCCAGTGGCACTCCTTTGTGTGGGAGAAAATCCACTGGCAGTAGCTTGGCACATGCCCACAAACAAAGCACCCTTTATGTATGCGGTAGCCATAGCAAGGGAAAACTACAGCCACAAGCTGGTCTTAGAGGGAATAGACTTCACTGTCAACTTCCTCCCTGAAACCTACCTTGAGGACATCCTTATCGCAGGAAAATATCACGGAGACCAAACAGATAAATGGAAACTATTCAAGGAAATAAAACCTCTCAAAGCCTTGAGGGTTAATGCCTACATGGTGGAGCAATCCCTTCTTGTGTATGAGTGCAAGCAAGAAAGGCTCATTGAGCTTCCAGACCATAGCCTGTTAATAGGCAGGGTGGAAATAATACACTACAAAAAGGGTAAGCTAAAACCAGAGAAGGTAAGGTATCCTCTCCACATGGGTAAAGCCTACTTTTCAAAAAACACGAAAGCAAAAGCCTATATTTTATAA
- a CDS encoding NAD(P)/FAD-dependent oxidoreductase gives MFDYAVVGGGIGGVLASSLLSHMGKDVILFESLDYLGGCAGTFQRKGFYYNVGAATFVGAEEELPVGKIAKYVGLELPIKPIDPAMVIYLGDKTIRRWKNREIALEEISKAFPELNHRAFWKRVYEVSDAIWSMWCDSLPYPSLTLPFRNLSKHPISFLSTLLCNFFSAKRVAKIYLGDFNSDYELFLTHHTLITAQGFLEEVPFSVASLGLTYPNLTNYYVIGGMGKLLDTFAKRVKHVSMKTRVKAIRKKPWGFLIETNKGQYEAKRVILNTTLWKAGDLIEELRDFSERAKRRYSKLWGAFTIYMTVEGELPKDFSHHHFILLREPIPYTGSRSLFFSISEEDDPVLSKEKTRSITISTHTRLELWEGLSKEEYEERKERATEYCLELIYKHLPELRALKKLQVFAGTPKTFERYTGRYRGSVGGIPVIKENFPFSYPSPLTPVEGVYLVGDTVFPGQGWPGVSMGVINLLKLIERDFQIC, from the coding sequence ATGTTTGACTACGCAGTAGTTGGTGGCGGTATAGGTGGTGTTTTGGCTTCCTCACTTCTCTCTCATATGGGAAAGGACGTTATTCTTTTTGAATCTCTTGACTATCTTGGGGGTTGTGCGGGGACTTTTCAGAGGAAGGGTTTTTACTACAATGTGGGTGCTGCTACCTTTGTGGGTGCGGAAGAAGAGCTTCCTGTGGGGAAAATAGCAAAGTATGTGGGTTTAGAGCTTCCCATAAAGCCTATAGACCCTGCCATGGTAATATATCTGGGGGATAAGACTATAAGAAGGTGGAAAAATAGAGAGATTGCCCTTGAGGAGATATCAAAAGCCTTTCCAGAACTTAACCACAGAGCCTTTTGGAAGAGGGTATACGAAGTAAGCGACGCCATATGGAGTATGTGGTGCGATAGCCTGCCTTATCCCAGCTTAACCTTGCCTTTTAGAAACCTTTCAAAGCATCCTATTAGCTTTCTTTCTACCCTTTTGTGTAATTTTTTCAGTGCCAAAAGGGTCGCAAAGATATACCTTGGAGACTTTAACTCGGACTATGAGCTTTTTCTTACACATCACACTCTAATTACTGCGCAGGGCTTTTTGGAAGAGGTGCCTTTCTCTGTAGCCTCTTTGGGACTTACCTATCCAAACCTAACAAACTATTATGTGATAGGTGGTATGGGGAAACTTCTTGACACCTTTGCCAAGAGGGTAAAACACGTAAGTATGAAAACGAGGGTAAAGGCCATAAGGAAAAAGCCTTGGGGTTTCCTTATAGAGACCAACAAGGGGCAATACGAGGCAAAAAGAGTTATTCTAAACACTACCCTGTGGAAGGCTGGAGACCTTATAGAAGAGCTTAGGGATTTTTCCGAAAGGGCAAAAAGGCGATACTCCAAGCTATGGGGTGCTTTTACCATATACATGACGGTAGAAGGAGAGCTTCCAAAGGACTTTTCTCACCACCATTTTATACTTCTGAGAGAGCCTATACCCTACACGGGCAGTAGGTCTCTGTTTTTTTCTATCTCAGAGGAAGATGACCCAGTGCTTAGCAAGGAAAAAACACGCAGTATTACCATATCTACCCACACAAGGCTTGAGCTATGGGAGGGACTTTCAAAGGAAGAATACGAGGAAAGAAAGGAAAGGGCTACCGAGTATTGTCTTGAGCTAATCTATAAGCATCTGCCAGAGCTAAGAGCTTTGAAAAAACTTCAAGTCTTTGCTGGCACTCCAAAAACCTTTGAGAGATACACGGGAAGATACAGGGGTTCCGTGGGTGGTATACCCGTTATAAAGGAAAACTTTCCCTTTTCCTATCCCTCACCACTTACGCCTGTGGAGGGTGTCTATCTTGTGGGAGATACGGTCTTTCCGGGTCAAGGTTGGCCCGGCGTTAGCATGGGCGTCATAAACCTGCTAAAACTTATAGAAAGGGACTTTCAAATATGCTAA
- a CDS encoding DUF454 family protein, with amino-acid sequence MKSIYRLSGFFFFGLGTLGIFLPLLPTVPLYLLAIILLSRASKRDIVRLKRIPFIGKRIYPYIKRAVKYLRSWNTRPQSLST; translated from the coding sequence ATGAAGAGCATATATAGGCTTTCTGGCTTTTTCTTTTTTGGGCTCGGCACTCTTGGCATCTTTTTGCCACTTTTACCCACTGTTCCCTTGTATCTTCTTGCCATTATATTGCTTTCCAGAGCTTCCAAAAGGGACATAGTGAGGCTTAAAAGGATACCATTTATAGGTAAAAGGATATATCCATACATAAAAAGGGCTGTAAAATACCTACGGTCATGGAATACACGACCGCAAAGTTTATCCACTTAA